ATATTTATCAGGTGTGTAATCAATATACTCCTGTAAATAACTCAATAAATAAAAACAAGTGCTGATATAATCCGGCTTACCGGATGCATTGGTATGCAGTGGTTCTTTTCTAAAATAACCTTTAAAATGATAGTCACCTCCTAAATATGTATTTCTAAAAAAATGCGAGACCTGCATATCTCCCATACCGTGTTCCGCAATTAAAATATCTTCTCCCTCATTAACAAATTCACAATTAAATCCGATATACTTTGCAAAAACAGATATGGTCCATGCATATTCTTTGTGGAGCTCTGATTCTATTTTAAATTTAATTTTTGTAAGCATCGAAATAAATACAGGCCACTAAGGCACTAAGACACAAAGATTTCACAAAGAAAAAATAAATGATAGAATTAAATATCAAATTTAATTCCTTGCGCCAACGGTAATTTTGTTGAATAATTAATCGTATTTGTTTGTCTGCGCATGTAAGCTTTCCAGCAATCGCTTCCGCTCTCACGTCCGCCACCGGTTTCTTTTTCCCCACCGAATGCACCACCAATCTCTGCGCCGCTTGTTCCGATATTTACATTTGCAATTCCGCAATCTGATCCTGCTACTGATAAGAAGTATTCTGTCTCCAAAATATTTGTCGACATAATTGCAGAACTCAAACCCTGCGGAACATTATTGTGTATAGCAACGGCTTCTTCAATAGTATTGTATTTCATCACATATAAAATAGGCGCAAAAGTTTCGTGTTGGACGATCGCAAATTCATTTTTCGCTTCAATGATACATGGTTTTACATAACAACCGCTTTCATATCCTTCCCCTTCACAAACTCCACCTTCCACTAAAATATTTCCGCCCTCCGCAATTGCTTTTTCAATTGCAGAAGTATAATCCTCCACCGCTTTAACATCTATCAACGGACCAACGTGATTATTTTCATCCAATGGATTTCCTATTTTCAATTGTGAATAGGTTTTTCTTAGTGTATTTATTACACTATCATATACAGAAGCGTGAATAATTAATCTACGGGTAGTTGTGCAACGTTGTCCTGCAGTTCCTACAGCTCCAAAAATAGCAGCGCGAATTGCAATTTCCATATTAGCGTGCTCAGTAATAATGATGGCATTATTACCACCTAATTCCTGAATTACTTTTCCTAAACGTTCTCCAACAATTCCACCAATTCTTTTTCCAACGCGCGTACTTCCTGTAACTGAAATTAAAGGAATACGTTTATCCTTAGCCATTTCCTCTCCAATAGAATTATGAGATACCATTAACGCACTCACTCCTTCCGGAACATTATTATCTTTAAATACTTCGGCAATTATTTTATGTGTTGCAATTGCACTCATGGTAACTTTTGAACTCGGTTTCCAGATACAAACATCTCCACACACAAATGCAAGTGCTGCATTCCAACTCCAAACAGCCACAGGGAAATTAAATGCGGAAATAATTCCAACTATGCCGAGCGGATGCCATTGCTCATACATGCGATGTAAAGGACGTTCGCTATGCATGGTCAAACCATATAACTGGCGACTTAATCCCACTGCAAAATCGCAGATATCTATCATTTCCTGCACTTCTCCTAAACCTTCCTGCAAACTTTTTCCCATTTCGTAACTTACTAAGGTTCCGAGTGCATGTTTATGCAAACGCAATTTATCACCGATCTGACGAACCACCTCACCGCGTTTTGGTGCCGGCCAGTTGCGCCATTCTTTGAATGCCTTTTCGGCAGTCTGCACAATTATTTCATATTCCGCTCTCGAAGCTGAAGTGCAACTTGCAATTAAAGCCCCATCAACGGGAGAATAACTTTCTATCGTATTTCCATCCCCCTTCAACCAGTTTAAACCTGTTGACACACCACTATTGTTCTCTTTTATTCCAAGAAGGTGCAATTCCTTCTCTATCATATTTGTTTTTTGCAAAGTTTCCATTTTACTGATTTATGGTGCAAAATTACGGAGAAAAAACGGGGGTTTTTAGTTAGAAATTTCGAAGTCACCAATTAGTAAATAATAAAACTCACTACTTGGGGATGAACATAAGTTTTTATTATATAAATTCCAGGAGGATATTTATCGATATTAAGATGATTTACGGGAAATATGATAGGTGTAGTTTCAATTATTTCACCCGAAATATTTATAATTTCAAAAATGCCCGCTTCTTGTTCACTCCACTCAATATTTAAAATTTTGTCAGTAGGATTAGGATAAACTTTCATGCTGTTAATTTCTACATAAGCCAAGTTCAATCCCTCATCAATAATATCATTGCAATCATCATCCACCCCATTTAATAATTCTTCTGCTCCCGGATAAATATTGGGATCGGTATCATCACAATCGCTGTCGTTTAATACAAATCCTTCCGGAATATCACAGGAAAGGGAATCTACAAATATATTTCCATAGTTATCTCCGTCTGCATCTTCATAACTTTGTATATAGGCGAGATTGTCATCAATTGTGCCGTCGCAATCGTTATCGAGATAATCACAGATCTCTGTTGCTCCAGGGTAAATTAAATTATTTGTATCATTACAATCGGTACTGTCCAATACATAACCAAATGGAAAATTACAGGAAACGCTGTCTTG
The genomic region above belongs to Bacteroidota bacterium and contains:
- a CDS encoding aldehyde dehydrogenase family protein, whose protein sequence is MIEKELHLLGIKENNSGVSTGLNWLKGDGNTIESYSPVDGALIASCTSASRAEYEIIVQTAEKAFKEWRNWPAPKRGEVVRQIGDKLRLHKHALGTLVSYEMGKSLQEGLGEVQEMIDICDFAVGLSRQLYGLTMHSERPLHRMYEQWHPLGIVGIISAFNFPVAVWSWNAALAFVCGDVCIWKPSSKVTMSAIATHKIIAEVFKDNNVPEGVSALMVSHNSIGEEMAKDKRIPLISVTGSTRVGKRIGGIVGERLGKVIQELGGNNAIIITEHANMEIAIRAAIFGAVGTAGQRCTTTRRLIIHASVYDSVINTLRKTYSQLKIGNPLDENNHVGPLIDVKAVEDYTSAIEKAIAEGGNILVEGGVCEGEGYESGCYVKPCIIEAKNEFAIVQHETFAPILYVMKYNTIEEAVAIHNNVPQGLSSAIMSTNILETEYFLSVAGSDCGIANVNIGTSGAEIGGAFGGEKETGGGRESGSDCWKAYMRRQTNTINYSTKLPLAQGIKFDI